GAACAGCATCTGGCTGTGGGGACAGGGAAGAGCTCCCAAGCTCGCAACATACGCCCGGAAGTACGGACTGACCGGATCCGCGATCTCGGCGGTAGATTTGGTTCGAGGCATTGCCCGGTATGCGGGTCTCGAAGTCATCCGGGTTCCGGGGATCACCGGCTTCCTCGACACGAACTACGCGGGCAAGGCGGTGTACGGCATCGAGAGCTTGCGGGAGCGCGACTTCATCTACATCCACGTCGAAGCCCCGGATGAGGCGGCGCACTTGGGCGATGCGCAACTCAAGATCGAGGCGATCGAGGCGGTCGACCGAGAGATCGTGGCCCGTGTGGTAGACTACCTCGAGCGGCATCCGCAAACGCGCGTGGCGGTTCTTCCCGACCACGTCACGGCGATATCGACCAAGACGCACGCGCGGGGGGCAGTGCCGTTCGCCGCGTGTGGCGTCGGGATCGTTGCGAACGGCTTCCGGACCCTCTCGGAAAGCTCAGCCGCGGGCAGCGGCATCGTGTTTCCGCAGGGCTACCGGTGGATGGACTGGTTCGTGGGCGCAGACGGAGGCAAGTAGAGCCAGGGTTGCGTAGGGCGCTCGTGCCGTCGCGCCGTTGGGGCGAAAGGACAGACAGTGGGAACCGAGACATCGACGTGGAAGACCAAGGTTGGGCTGGCTGAGATGCTCAAGGGCGGCGTCATCATGGACGTCGTGACGGCTGAGCACGCAAAGATCGCCGAGGACGCCGGAGCCGTCGCCGTGATGGCGTTGGAGCGCGTCCCGGCGGACATCCGGCGCGACGGCGGCGTTGCGCGCATGTCGGATCCGCTGGTGATCCGGCGAATCATGGACGCCGTCTCGATTCCGGTCATGGCGAAGGTGCGAATCGGGCACTTCGTCGAAGCGCAGATCCTGGAAGCTCTGGGCGTCGATTTCATCGACGAGAGCGAGGTGCTGACGCCGGCGGACGAGGAGTTCCACGTCGATAAGCACGCGTTCAACGTGCCGTTCGTGTGCGGATGCCGCGACCTCGCAGAGGCGCTGCGTCGAATCGGCGAGGGAGCCGCGATGATCCGTACCAAGGGCGAAGCCGGCACCGGGAACGTCGTCGAAGCGGTCCGCCACATGCGCGCCGTCATGTCGGGCATCAAGCGGCTCCAAGGCCTTCGGCGCGACGAACTGATGGGCGAGGCGAAGAACCTC
This Candidatus Poribacteria bacterium DNA region includes the following protein-coding sequences:
- a CDS encoding phosphoglycerate mutase translates to EASELIEAVGAAIGTPDRGFHAGVQYRHLMVVHERGEGAVCVPPHDIMGEPFRDHLPVGDGSAELHRCMEASWDVLSDHPVNRKRLAAGKRPANSIWLWGQGRAPKLATYARKYGLTGSAISAVDLVRGIARYAGLEVIRVPGITGFLDTNYAGKAVYGIESLRERDFIYIHVEAPDEAAHLGDAQLKIEAIEAVDREIVARVVDYLERHPQTRVAVLPDHVTAISTKTHARGAVPFAACGVGIVANGFRTLSESSAAGSGIVFPQGYRWMDWFVGADGGK
- the pdxS gene encoding pyridoxal 5'-phosphate synthase lyase subunit PdxS yields the protein MGTETSTWKTKVGLAEMLKGGVIMDVVTAEHAKIAEDAGAVAVMALERVPADIRRDGGVARMSDPLVIRRIMDAVSIPVMAKVRIGHFVEAQILEALGVDFIDESEVLTPADEEFHVDKHAFNVPFVCGCRDLAEALRRIGEGAAMIRTKGEAGTGNVVEAVRHMRAVMSGIKRLQGLRRDELMGEAKNLGAPYHLVVEVHETGRLPVPNFSAGGVATPADAALMMQLGAETVFVGSGIFKSEDPAPRAKAIVDAVAYYNDPAVLAKVSEGLGTPMSGLDVRSLPDDQRMAGRGW